A genomic window from Rhodococcus sp. KBS0724 includes:
- a CDS encoding ATP-binding protein has protein sequence MKHDAHTTSWWSIGEWRLGWKVVAVFAVPMLVAILLGTLRIQAELSTAAKLSSSADRVLASPAALRLEEALDDLAVASSSGAELATATAATTAAMEEFAAAGRMFQADATINGQVTRALQNSQSIIDEVSAGAVAPARLVTRVNEASVDIWTIFADIMRDSPQPVMRQSGGEFSALWSARRAFADQRILFGSGRLDQQERTALVGIAGAELAALRGVVLPRDESASSMNSVAAVNALRTSAQGRIDEIGATAATSPLSSQIDAGMQTSRDHYDDLAAAASSKFAAAVNTEANTARSAALRDTALVLGAVLAALVIALIISRSLVEPIRRLRFAALQAARRGLPEAIERIRAGEKVSDLEIPRVPVDTHEEIGQLARAVDDMNGQAIALAGEQAALRRQVNNMFETLSRRNKSLVDQQLGLIEQLEQDEDDPNRLGNLFRLDHIAARMRRNSDNLLILSGTEGRRVRTAPIALADALRASVSGVEDYQRVELGQILSAVVSGQASADVVHLMTELLDNALRYSPPETMVTIDAARTNDGSVLVEIADVGIGMSSADLLDANRRLSSGGEMSPDTARHMGLFVISRISRRYNISVRLRPSGSTSDHSGITAMVHLPVALLVAPRDNAVRTSTAAPVLPVRAATPVPTVQRAETSVAELAGVSANGLPQRQPRNVTAVTLPPPVSGAPSAVQSQALASVLPTSNTLPRRTPGNSGVPGTGSSLATEPETPAPVDTETAVTQSDNSESAARKPAPRHHFGTPNPTNTAAFFSSRTRDSTPPHVDVFSADAPEATSDIPAAASPIFSRMVSEWLVDPIDDGSSATSGFIWTTEADEGWVAARASTDTPVTRISDSGLPIRDRGARLVPGTIGTATAPLRSGSHRRSADPENTRRGWSDYQAGVSRGRRHADNENTTSLHSTTHVQKDEGEQ, from the coding sequence ATGAAACACGATGCACACACAACCTCGTGGTGGTCGATCGGCGAATGGCGCCTCGGTTGGAAGGTTGTCGCCGTCTTCGCAGTTCCGATGCTCGTTGCCATCCTGTTAGGCACACTTCGGATCCAGGCCGAACTCTCCACTGCTGCAAAACTCAGCTCATCCGCGGACCGTGTACTTGCTTCTCCCGCGGCTCTTCGGCTGGAAGAGGCTCTCGACGACCTTGCCGTCGCTTCCTCCTCAGGGGCCGAACTCGCTACCGCCACGGCAGCAACGACTGCGGCCATGGAAGAATTCGCCGCCGCCGGTCGAATGTTCCAAGCCGACGCCACAATCAACGGTCAGGTCACCCGCGCTCTACAGAACAGCCAGTCGATTATCGACGAAGTGTCTGCCGGCGCAGTAGCACCTGCTCGACTGGTGACCCGCGTCAACGAGGCATCTGTCGACATCTGGACCATATTCGCTGACATCATGCGGGATTCCCCGCAGCCGGTTATGCGCCAGAGCGGCGGCGAGTTCTCTGCCTTGTGGTCAGCTCGCCGAGCGTTCGCCGATCAGCGCATTCTGTTCGGTTCCGGGCGTCTCGATCAGCAAGAACGAACCGCCTTGGTCGGCATTGCGGGCGCAGAACTCGCAGCCCTGCGCGGAGTAGTGCTCCCGCGCGATGAATCGGCTAGCTCTATGAACTCCGTCGCCGCTGTGAACGCGCTTCGCACGTCGGCGCAGGGCCGCATCGACGAAATCGGTGCCACCGCAGCGACATCCCCGCTGAGCAGCCAGATCGACGCCGGGATGCAGACAAGTCGCGATCATTACGACGACTTAGCAGCCGCCGCATCCAGCAAGTTCGCCGCGGCAGTGAACACCGAAGCCAACACCGCCAGATCCGCCGCGCTCCGAGATACCGCGCTCGTCCTCGGCGCAGTCCTTGCAGCCCTCGTGATCGCACTGATCATCAGCCGCTCGCTGGTCGAACCCATTCGGCGCCTACGATTCGCCGCTCTCCAAGCAGCACGACGGGGACTGCCCGAGGCAATCGAACGAATCCGCGCCGGCGAGAAAGTGAGCGACCTCGAAATCCCTCGCGTACCTGTTGACACTCACGAGGAAATCGGCCAGCTCGCACGTGCGGTCGACGACATGAACGGTCAAGCCATTGCCCTCGCCGGCGAGCAGGCAGCACTCCGTCGCCAGGTAAACAACATGTTCGAAACGCTGTCACGGCGTAACAAGTCCCTCGTCGACCAGCAGCTCGGCCTCATCGAGCAACTCGAACAGGACGAAGACGATCCGAACCGCCTCGGGAATCTCTTTCGTCTGGACCACATCGCAGCCCGAATGAGACGCAACAGCGACAATCTCCTCATCCTCTCCGGCACCGAAGGTCGACGCGTACGAACTGCTCCGATCGCACTTGCCGATGCACTACGCGCTTCGGTCTCCGGAGTCGAGGACTACCAACGCGTCGAACTCGGACAGATTCTCTCGGCAGTCGTCAGTGGCCAGGCCAGTGCAGATGTCGTGCACCTCATGACCGAACTGCTCGACAACGCCCTGCGCTACTCACCGCCCGAAACCATGGTGACGATCGATGCCGCACGTACGAACGACGGTTCCGTGCTGGTGGAAATAGCCGATGTCGGTATCGGAATGTCCTCGGCCGACCTGCTCGACGCCAATAGACGCCTCTCTTCGGGAGGTGAAATGAGCCCCGACACTGCCCGTCATATGGGACTTTTTGTCATCAGTCGTATCAGCCGTCGATACAATATTTCGGTACGGTTGCGCCCTTCTGGCAGCACATCCGATCACAGTGGAATCACCGCAATGGTTCACCTACCGGTGGCGCTGCTCGTCGCACCACGCGACAACGCGGTTCGAACGTCGACGGCCGCACCTGTTCTTCCGGTTCGCGCAGCTACTCCAGTTCCAACAGTCCAGCGCGCAGAAACTTCGGTAGCCGAGCTAGCGGGAGTATCGGCGAACGGGCTGCCGCAGCGCCAACCTCGAAACGTCACTGCTGTCACCTTGCCTCCACCTGTTTCGGGTGCTCCCTCGGCAGTCCAATCGCAGGCGCTCGCCAGCGTGCTTCCCACGTCGAACACACTTCCTCGCCGAACGCCAGGCAACAGCGGGGTACCCGGCACTGGAAGTTCCCTCGCAACCGAACCGGAAACTCCAGCGCCAGTCGACACGGAAACTGCTGTCACTCAATCGGATAACAGCGAGTCCGCCGCCAGGAAACCTGCGCCGCGGCACCACTTCGGCACCCCCAACCCGACGAACACGGCGGCATTCTTCTCGTCCCGTACTCGTGACTCGACACCGCCGCACGTGGACGTGTTCAGCGCGGATGCTCCGGAGGCTACCTCTGACATTCCCGCAGCTGCATCTCCGATCTTTTCCCGAATGGTGTCCGAGTGGCTGGTCGACCCCATAGACGACGGCTCCAGCGCCACAAGCGGATTCATCTGGACAACTGAGGCCGACGAGGGTTGGGTGGCCGCCCGCGCGTCAACGGACACGCCCGTCACCAGGATCTCCGATTCGGGTCTCCCGATCCGGGACCGCGGTGCGCGCTTGGTTCCCGGAACTATCGGAACCGCGACTGCCCCTCTCCGTTCTGGATCCCATCGCCGCAGCGCCGACCCGGAAAACACCAGACGGGGATGGAGTGACTACCAAGCCGGTGTCAGCCGCGGGCGACGGCACGCTGACAATGAGAACACCACATCCCTGCACTCGACCACACACGTGCAGAAAGACGAAGGAGAACAGTGA
- a CDS encoding MHYT domain-containing protein translates to MSDEMHHFSMGIWLLGLAFVVSVVGSVVGLACTRHSISATTRGSRMRWLSMAALSIGGVGIWLMHFIAMLGFSVPGSPIRYSLMWTIVSALISVTAVFIGLLIIGTKFRLSRLLVGGLVMGVAVNVMHYTGMRALRFQGEIHYDVYFVALSLLIAVVAATVALLFTMILESTGLRFFAGVIMGVAVVSMHYTGMAAVEVVHDPSAKVPEGLEVFSFLFPVFVFGLLALAVPIVAVLTTSDHVTAHMDSAADDLALEAQEFAVRD, encoded by the coding sequence ATGTCGGATGAAATGCACCACTTCTCGATGGGAATCTGGCTGCTTGGATTGGCCTTCGTTGTTTCTGTCGTCGGATCGGTTGTCGGATTGGCATGTACGCGTCATTCCATAAGTGCTACTACGCGCGGATCGCGGATGCGCTGGTTGTCAATGGCGGCGCTCTCAATCGGCGGTGTCGGTATCTGGTTGATGCACTTTATTGCGATGCTCGGATTTTCAGTACCGGGCAGCCCGATTCGATACAGCCTGATGTGGACGATCGTCTCGGCGCTGATTTCAGTGACAGCTGTATTCATCGGTTTGCTGATCATCGGCACGAAGTTTCGGTTGAGCCGACTCCTCGTCGGCGGCCTTGTGATGGGTGTCGCGGTCAACGTCATGCACTATACGGGTATGCGCGCCTTACGCTTTCAAGGCGAGATCCACTACGACGTGTACTTTGTCGCGCTCTCGCTCCTGATCGCTGTCGTCGCCGCTACAGTCGCATTGTTGTTCACGATGATTCTGGAATCCACTGGGCTGCGTTTCTTCGCCGGTGTGATCATGGGAGTTGCCGTAGTCAGCATGCACTACACAGGAATGGCCGCGGTAGAAGTTGTTCACGATCCGTCGGCAAAAGTTCCGGAGGGACTCGAGGTATTTTCATTCCTTTTTCCCGTCTTCGTGTTCGGCCTCTTGGCTCTGGCCGTTCCGATCGTGGCAGTCTTGACCACTTCGGATCATGTGACCGCACATATGGATTCCGCTGCTGATGATCTGGCCTTGGAAGCGCAGGAATTTGCGGTGCGAGACTGA
- a CDS encoding cation transporter — protein MASDLDLAGTRPPLSDERRQVLSRRIRLLVAATISYNVLEAIIALTEGARVSSTALIGFGLDSVIEVSSAAAVAWQFSGKDPEARENVALRIIAFSFFGLALYVAVDAVRSLFGIGEAQHSTVGITLAAISLAIMPILSRAQHRTGRDLGSLSAVADSKQTLLCTYLSAVLLVGLLFNALLGWSWADPIAALVISVIAVKEGVNAWKGDTCCTPPAGTAA, from the coding sequence ATGGCATCCGATCTCGACCTCGCCGGTACGCGACCGCCACTGTCGGACGAACGGCGGCAAGTACTTTCACGCCGCATCCGACTGCTTGTCGCAGCGACCATCAGCTACAACGTGCTCGAAGCGATCATTGCTCTCACCGAGGGCGCGCGGGTTTCCTCAACGGCGCTGATCGGCTTCGGCCTGGACTCGGTAATCGAAGTGTCCTCTGCTGCCGCCGTTGCCTGGCAGTTTTCGGGCAAGGATCCAGAAGCGAGAGAGAATGTTGCGCTCCGGATCATCGCCTTCTCGTTCTTCGGCCTCGCCCTGTATGTCGCCGTCGACGCCGTGCGATCACTGTTCGGGATTGGGGAGGCGCAGCACTCTACCGTCGGAATCACTTTGGCTGCCATTAGTTTGGCGATTATGCCCATACTGTCGCGGGCGCAGCACCGAACCGGGCGCGATCTGGGCTCGTTGTCCGCAGTAGCCGATTCCAAACAGACGCTGCTGTGCACCTATCTTTCTGCCGTCCTCCTGGTCGGCCTGTTGTTCAACGCACTCCTCGGATGGTCATGGGCCGATCCGATTGCCGCCCTGGTCATTTCCGTCATTGCAGTGAAGGAGGGGGTCAACGCATGGAAAGGCGACACCTGTTGCACTCCACCAGCCGGCACGGCTGCCTAG
- a CDS encoding helix-turn-helix transcriptional regulator, with translation METLVHRDALVRFGYALSDPTRTQILLSLRAGPGYPSEMAEKIGVSRQILSNHLACLRGCGLVVVVPEGRRSRYELSEPRIGRALDDLIGLVLAVDPSCCPDADREGCC, from the coding sequence ATGGAGACATTGGTTCACCGTGACGCCCTGGTTCGGTTCGGTTACGCCCTGTCGGATCCGACGCGGACCCAGATTCTGCTGAGCCTGCGCGCCGGGCCGGGATACCCCTCGGAGATGGCTGAGAAGATCGGGGTCTCTCGCCAGATCTTGTCGAACCATCTTGCCTGCCTTCGCGGGTGCGGGCTCGTGGTAGTCGTGCCGGAAGGAAGACGCAGTCGCTACGAGCTCTCGGAACCTCGGATCGGCCGCGCGCTCGACGATCTGATCGGCCTCGTCCTGGCCGTTGACCCGTCATGCTGCCCGGACGCAGACAGGGAAGGATGCTGTTGA